From Scomber scombrus chromosome 21, fScoSco1.1, whole genome shotgun sequence, one genomic window encodes:
- the LOC134002975 gene encoding uncharacterized protein LOC134002975, which yields MDGRGDGPRHGQNLDGGGDRGHMGQNRPRTLPDYPGGDQPEIRPFHMVMMDWRELLLNHWPEMDFGIIVNNDNIDNVIDNVDNIEDAGALIQVGVEVNLGLEQEDPLPGGSRRRPREEDEDESEERSSKRYRWWDEFADSSFDSASDCFSDSDYDSDDDDDMDDDDFDTDDAAAEDDDPMQSGSRKRSREEDPEEDEERSSKCVRWWDEFADSSSDDDYDNIDENIVKYCR from the exons ATGGATGGAAGAGGAGATGGACCCCGCCATGGTCAAAATT tggatggaggaggagacagaggccACATGGGTCAAAATC GGCCAAGAACACTTCCTGATTATCCAGGTGGAGATCAGCCAGAAATACGCCCGTTCCACATGGTGATGATGGACTGGAGGGAACTCCTTTTAAACCATTGGCCAGAGATGGATTTTGGAATCATTGTCAACAATGACAATATCGACAATGTTATTGACAATGTTGACAACATAGAAGATGCTGGTGCTCTGATTCAAGTTGGCGTTGAAGTCAACCTGGGTTTAGAGCAAGAGGACCCACTGCCTGGAGGATCTAGGAGGAGGCCAAGAGAGGAGGACGAAGACGAATCAGAGGAGAGAAGCAGCAAACGCTACCGGTGGTGGGACGAGTTTGCTGACAGCAGCTTTGACAGTGCCTCTGACTGCTTCTCTGACTCTGACTATGACAGTGACGATGACGATGACATGGACGATGATGACTTTGACACTGATGATGCAGCTGCGGAGGATGACGACCCGATGCAAAGTGGATCCCGAAAAAGATCAAGGGAAGAGGATCccgaagaagatgaagaaagaagcaGCAAATGCGTCCGGTGGTGGGACGAGTTTGCAGACAGCAGCTCTGACGATGACTATGACAATATTGACGAAAATATTGTCAAATATTGTCGTTGA